A window of the Pecten maximus chromosome 19, xPecMax1.1, whole genome shotgun sequence genome harbors these coding sequences:
- the LOC117317878 gene encoding phosphonoacetaldehyde hydrolase-like: protein MAYRFLRSYRGPVKGVILDWSGTTADKYVLAPAVVFVEVFNKHKVPITMPEARGPMGLRKDLHIKAITENDDVRKRWFDVYGKFPDQGDVDNMFKDFVPMQLACLKKYTTLIPGTAEACKTLKNEFGVKIGSTTGFLRSMVDILLEEGRKQGYHPDVTVAGDEVQNGARPKPHMVYKNMDLLDLNPIEAVVKVDDTISGVGEALEAGCWGVGVAKYSNYMGVDSLEEADDLTPEEEEKRCKVSRDLLIKSGAHYVIDTIAELPEVIEDVNRRLARGEKP, encoded by the coding sequence ATGGCATACCGTTTCCTACGCTCATACCGAGGGCCAGTAAAGGGAGTCATTCTGGACTGGAGTGGTACTACGGCTGACAAGTATGTCTTGGCGCCAGCTGTCGTCTTTGTGGAGGTGTTCAATAAACACAAGGTACCGATTACAATGCCCGAGGCACGAGGACCGATGGGACTTCGAAAGGACCTTCATATCAAGGCCATCACAGAAAACGATGACGTGAGAAAAAGATGGTTCGATGTTTACGGAAAGTTTCCAGACCAAGGTGACGTAGACAACATGTTCAAAGACTTTGTCCCTATGCAGTTAGCATGCTTGAAAAAGTACACAACATTGATACCAGGAACAGCAGAAGCCTGCAAAACCTTGAAGAATGAATTCGGCGTTAAGATCGGGAGTACAACTGGATTTTTGCGCTCAATGGTGGATATACTATTGGAGGAAGGGCGAAAACAAGGATATCATCCGGATGTGACAGTTGCTGGAGATGAGGTTCAAAATGGCGCCCGTCCCAAGCCCCATATGGTGTATAAAAATATGGACCTTTTGGACCTTAATCCCATAGAAGCCGTTGTCAAAGTAGATGATACGATTTCTGGTGTCGGTGAGGCACTCGAAGCCGGATGCTGGGGAGTAGGTGTAGCCAAGTACAGTAACTACATGGGTGTCGATAGCTTGGAAGAAGCCGATGATCTAACACCCGAGGAGGAAGAAAAGCGATGTAAAGTCTCGCGAGATTTGCTTATCAAATCTGGTGCTCATTACGTGATTGACACTATCGCTGAATTACCAGAAGTAATAGAGGATGTAAACAGGCGATTAGCAAGGGGAGAAAAGCCGTAA